A region from the uncultured Bacteroides sp. genome encodes:
- a CDS encoding DUF4099 domain-containing protein codes for MNEKKVKNEEPKVLLTQGEDGKLKAIAGEQDGKLKTVDPKKENADQFMKIDTNGNALENFFKKFSAQFSHPSHTGVYAVTTSAVDKVAAFLDKLIRIDHKDKALDPYRVKFDGKIRIEVEFTGKYQPLDLNKLNWKEVEKLGVSGDNLQDALKAMVYGHKSPGLVEIKPAVDGQEFPMQARLSLEQQPDGSIKIATHPKQEQPDFEKPFMGIVFTQQDKEQFQKTGHGGRVFDLEPVAGGEKVPSLISLDKLTNRFEAMALKDIYIPQTLKNAPLSSEQQQGLKEGKAVWIEGMDKKMKQGEQPQKIDRFVQYNAASKNFDFKFSDEQRQQFNQERRAKQGEGKEHGQEQKMPKARKLGEIWVYSKQGGVQLSREDFDKLCNKEPIYVKDMESQKPKQQPDTSGSQKVEATDQKGQKYNAWVWIDEDKGKIRHSSKHPDQVRAIEAKQAAQNTQNVKPAAESKTQVAVNNEGKTNEATKHSTEPLKKGQSQPTEKQAEKKEQKQEQKQSPAAPKKGKGRKI; via the coding sequence ATGAACGAAAAAAAAGTAAAAAACGAAGAGCCTAAAGTCTTATTGACGCAAGGCGAAGATGGCAAACTTAAAGCCATCGCAGGAGAACAGGACGGCAAGTTGAAAACAGTCGATCCCAAGAAAGAAAATGCCGACCAGTTTATGAAGATCGACACTAACGGCAATGCGTTGGAGAATTTCTTCAAAAAGTTTTCGGCACAGTTCAGCCACCCATCGCATACGGGCGTGTATGCAGTTACCACATCGGCGGTAGATAAGGTCGCGGCTTTCCTCGACAAACTTATCCGTATCGACCACAAAGACAAGGCACTCGACCCGTACCGCGTTAAATTTGACGGTAAGATACGCATTGAGGTAGAGTTTACAGGCAAGTATCAACCTTTAGACCTGAATAAGCTCAACTGGAAAGAAGTTGAAAAGTTAGGTGTTTCTGGCGATAACTTGCAAGATGCCCTCAAAGCGATGGTTTACGGGCATAAGTCGCCCGGTCTGGTCGAAATTAAGCCTGCCGTTGACGGACAGGAGTTTCCCATGCAAGCGCGCTTATCGCTGGAACAGCAGCCGGATGGCAGTATCAAAATCGCTACCCATCCCAAACAGGAGCAGCCCGACTTTGAAAAGCCCTTTATGGGAATTGTCTTTACCCAGCAAGACAAAGAACAGTTCCAAAAGACAGGGCACGGCGGACGGGTATTCGACCTTGAACCCGTAGCCGGAGGAGAGAAAGTGCCTTCGCTTATCTCCCTTGATAAACTTACCAACCGATTCGAGGCTATGGCGTTGAAGGATATTTATATCCCGCAGACCTTGAAAAATGCCCCTCTTTCTTCCGAACAACAACAAGGGCTGAAAGAGGGTAAAGCCGTTTGGATCGAGGGCATGGATAAGAAAATGAAGCAGGGAGAACAGCCACAGAAGATTGACCGCTTTGTACAGTACAACGCTGCAAGCAAGAACTTCGATTTTAAGTTCAGCGATGAGCAACGCCAGCAATTCAACCAAGAGCGGCGAGCCAAGCAGGGAGAAGGAAAAGAACATGGTCAGGAGCAGAAAATGCCTAAAGCCCGCAAACTCGGAGAGATATGGGTCTATTCCAAACAGGGCGGCGTACAGCTTTCCCGTGAGGACTTCGACAAGCTGTGCAACAAAGAGCCTATCTATGTCAAGGATATGGAATCGCAGAAACCCAAACAACAGCCGGATACTTCGGGATCACAAAAGGTGGAAGCAACCGACCAAAAAGGACAAAAGTACAATGCGTGGGTCTGGATTGACGAAGACAAAGGCAAGATTCGCCATAGTAGTAAGCATCCCGATCAGGTACGGGCTATCGAGGCGAAACAGGCGGCGCAGAATACACAGAACGTCAAACCCGCAGCCGAGAGCAAAACGCAGGTAGCCGTCAATAACGAAGGTAAGACCAACGAAGCGACCAAGCATTCCACCGAACCACTAAAGAAAGGTCAGTCGCAACCTACCGAGAAACAGGCGGAAAAGAAAGAGCAGAAGCAGGAACAAAAACAATCTCCCGCCGCTCCAAAGAAAGGAAAGGGGCGCAAAATATAA
- a CDS encoding ImmA/IrrE family metallo-endopeptidase — MAQKNNPKYEAWQLLDKFELDDIIDIPISDFVSGIDLIYMEEPLNNCDGKIIFGDKKTIVKVDSQIKFEQRKRFVAAHEVGHAIMHRNMTLPDDVFSNFNLFKNIENYLKTGQQEYEANLFASELLMPTKLFKEEAKGRFSPLLIKQLSEKFNSSLTATAFKYMEMNLHPICLIITEKGRVKYWKKSEDLHVFVKGCTKLPPPSDSVAMEYLQQDYQFIYKFEEKAQPINKSTWFDLKSYDEDSDFYEYCIPTKSHQTILSIIWED; from the coding sequence ATGGCACAGAAGAATAATCCAAAATATGAAGCTTGGCAATTACTAGATAAGTTTGAACTGGATGACATTATAGATATTCCCATATCAGATTTCGTATCCGGCATAGATCTTATTTATATGGAAGAGCCTCTCAATAATTGTGATGGAAAAATTATTTTTGGAGACAAAAAAACTATTGTAAAAGTTGACTCTCAAATTAAATTTGAACAAAGAAAAAGATTTGTTGCAGCTCATGAAGTAGGACATGCTATAATGCATCGCAATATGACTCTTCCAGACGATGTATTTTCTAATTTCAATCTATTCAAAAATATAGAAAATTATCTAAAAACTGGGCAACAAGAATATGAGGCAAATTTGTTTGCAAGTGAATTATTAATGCCGACTAAATTATTTAAAGAAGAAGCCAAAGGCAGGTTTTCTCCTTTGTTAATAAAACAACTTTCTGAAAAATTCAACTCTAGCTTAACAGCTACCGCTTTTAAATATATGGAGATGAATTTGCATCCTATTTGCCTCATTATAACAGAGAAAGGACGAGTGAAGTATTGGAAGAAATCAGAAGATTTACATGTTTTCGTAAAAGGATGTACTAAACTTCCACCACCAAGCGATTCTGTTGCAATGGAATATCTACAGCAGGATTATCAGTTTATATATAAATTTGAAGAAAAAGCTCAGCCAATAAATAAATCAACATGGTTTGATTTAAAATCATATGATGAAGATTCCGATTTTTATGAATATTGTATTCCAACAAAAAGTCATCAAACAATTTTGAGTATTATTTGGGAAGACTAA
- a CDS encoding HNH endonuclease, protein MSRTSITAKNQNLLWAISAGRCEYEGCNKVLHSDILTRRRYNSAYIAHIVADEPNGPRGDVKRSKLLCDDISNLMLLCNEHHNLIDKYDIAGHPESHLLLMKQKHEERIRRITAIGPSMSSEIILYGANIGSNNSPLSYQSASEALLYDYYPASDYPIELGLKNAPFTDDTDTYWVTEENNLIAQFNQKIKPRLMQCNTDHYSVFAIAPQPLLIKFGVLLNDLNNVKIYQKHREPSTWKWQAASSNIEYILREPYDKTKVPVLVLSLSATITYDRIQKVLGDNTSIWEIAITTQDNDFLKTESLLSNFRHTARYTFNKIKSYHGCTELHVFPAMPVSASVELGRVWMPKVDMPMAIYDANKIKDDFYKTITIK, encoded by the coding sequence ATGAGTAGAACAAGTATCACTGCTAAAAACCAAAATCTTCTTTGGGCAATATCCGCAGGAAGATGTGAGTATGAGGGATGTAATAAAGTGTTGCATAGTGATATTTTAACAAGAAGAAGATACAATAGTGCCTATATTGCTCATATAGTCGCCGATGAACCTAATGGTCCAAGAGGCGATGTTAAACGCTCAAAATTACTTTGTGATGATATAAGCAACTTGATGCTATTGTGCAACGAACATCACAATTTAATTGACAAGTATGATATTGCAGGGCACCCTGAATCGCACTTATTATTAATGAAGCAGAAACATGAAGAACGTATTAGGCGAATTACGGCCATTGGTCCAAGTATGTCCAGTGAAATAATTTTATATGGGGCAAATATCGGGAGCAATAACTCTCCTTTGTCCTATCAATCAGCAAGTGAAGCGTTGTTATACGATTACTATCCAGCAAGCGACTATCCGATTGAATTAGGATTAAAGAATGCGCCTTTTACAGACGACACAGACACTTATTGGGTAACAGAAGAAAACAATCTCATAGCACAATTTAACCAGAAAATAAAACCGCGATTAATGCAGTGTAATACAGATCACTATTCAGTATTTGCGATTGCACCACAACCGTTGCTTATAAAATTTGGAGTTCTATTAAATGATCTGAATAATGTCAAAATATATCAGAAACACAGAGAGCCTTCTACATGGAAATGGCAAGCTGCATCTTCTAATATTGAGTATATTCTTCGAGAACCATACGACAAAACGAAAGTTCCTGTTCTTGTACTTAGTTTGAGTGCAACAATAACATATGATAGAATACAAAAAGTACTGGGAGACAATACAAGCATATGGGAAATCGCAATAACTACTCAAGACAACGATTTTTTAAAAACAGAATCGTTGTTGTCTAACTTTCGTCATACTGCCCGATATACTTTTAATAAAATCAAATCGTATCATGGTTGTACGGAACTACATGTTTTTCCTGCTATGCCTGTTTCTGCATCTGTTGAGTTAGGACGAGTGTGGATGCCCAAAGTAGATATGCCTATGGCTATATACGATGCGAACAAGATAAAGGATGATTTTTATAAGACAATAACAATAAAATAA
- a CDS encoding nucleotidyltransferase translates to MLTQEEKKQFSEILETLGETLDITETQYKVAVSSYGAVGEWLAKPESSLAPYKPVIRPQGSFMLGTMIKPICEDDDLDIDLVCELTGKNLEWAQYHLKQAVGNRLKANEIYKNMLDEEGRRCWTLKYSQSANYHMDILPSLVCNGYNTVLEKAFSATAVDNNYESLAIRITDNKQNGYYTDTVAENWMKSNPFGYGRWFFNAADVSTLRKSIMLSEAVNPVPKYSKDKLPLQRVVQILKRHRDMMFNGDEHKPISIIITTLASRAYGKEISIIDALMNVVANMRNHIESRYDSNTGRMVKWIPNPVNPEENFADKWVEHPKRENNFYKWLNQIESDIQTIIQKRGLQYIAEAMKKPFGDQAVTKTFSTIGEKNLNLRESGALKMAIGTGILSSIGSVTTAAHNFHGND, encoded by the coding sequence ATGCTTACACAAGAAGAAAAAAAACAATTTAGTGAGATTTTAGAAACACTCGGTGAAACATTGGACATCACAGAAACCCAATATAAAGTCGCAGTTAGTAGTTATGGTGCAGTTGGAGAATGGTTGGCAAAGCCCGAATCATCACTCGCTCCATATAAACCGGTTATTCGTCCGCAAGGTTCATTCATGCTTGGAACAATGATAAAACCTATTTGTGAAGATGACGATTTGGACATTGACTTAGTGTGTGAATTGACAGGTAAAAACCTGGAGTGGGCACAATATCATCTTAAACAGGCGGTCGGGAATAGACTCAAAGCTAACGAAATTTACAAAAATATGCTTGACGAGGAAGGGAGGAGATGTTGGACATTGAAGTATTCCCAGAGTGCTAATTATCACATGGATATATTGCCGAGCCTTGTTTGTAACGGATATAATACTGTGCTTGAAAAAGCCTTTTCAGCTACGGCGGTAGACAATAATTACGAATCATTGGCAATACGTATTACGGATAATAAGCAAAACGGCTATTATACAGATACGGTTGCTGAAAATTGGATGAAGAGCAATCCATTTGGTTATGGTAGGTGGTTTTTCAACGCAGCCGATGTTAGCACATTACGCAAGTCTATAATGCTATCGGAAGCGGTGAATCCTGTTCCGAAGTATAGTAAGGATAAACTGCCTCTTCAACGAGTTGTTCAAATTCTGAAACGACATCGAGATATGATGTTTAACGGAGATGAGCATAAACCGATTTCTATAATTATTACAACTTTGGCTTCAAGGGCGTATGGTAAAGAGATCTCCATTATAGACGCATTGATGAATGTGGTTGCCAATATGCGAAATCATATTGAAAGCCGCTATGATTCAAATACAGGTAGGATGGTTAAATGGATTCCAAATCCGGTAAATCCCGAAGAAAACTTTGCAGACAAATGGGTAGAACATCCTAAAAGAGAGAATAATTTTTATAAATGGCTAAATCAAATTGAATCTGATATACAAACTATCATTCAAAAACGAGGATTGCAATATATAGCCGAAGCAATGAAAAAACCGTTTGGAGATCAAGCTGTTACAAAAACCTTCTCCACAATAGGCGAAAAGAATCTTAATCTCCGGGAAAGTGGGGCTTTAAAAATGGCGATAGGAACAGGTATTCTTAGTTCGATAGGCTCTGTGACTACTGCTGCACATAATTTTCATGGGAATGATTAA
- the mobC gene encoding conjugal transfer protein MobC, with protein MQNEDDLRGFAKVMDFMRALSILFVMINIYWFCYEAMHEWGINIGVVDKILMNFNRTAGLFTSILWTKIFAVVFLALSCLGTKGVKEEKITWTKIYVCLGIGFILFFLNWWLLALPLPKVANAGFYIFTISVGYILLLMAGTWISRLLKNNMFDDVFNTENESFMQETKLMINDYSVNLRTKFWYKKKQWKGWINVVNPFRAAIVLGTPGSGKSYAVVNQFIKQQIEKGYTGYIYDFKFPDLSTIAYNHLLNNREGYKKVPTFYVINFDDPSRSHRCNPINPSFMDDISDAYESAYTIMLNLNRTWVQKQGDFFVESPIILFAAIIWYLRIYEDGKYCTFPHAIEFLNKSYEDIFPILTSYPDLENYLSPFMDAWKSGAADQLQGQIASAKIPLSRMISPQLYWVMSGDEFTLDINNPDDPKMLVVGNNPDRQNIYGAALGLYNSRIVKLINKKGQLKSSVIIDELPTIYFKGLDNLIATARSNKVAVLLGFQDFSQLKRDYGDKEAAVVMNTVGNIFSGQVVGDTAKTLSDRFGKVLQKRQSMTINRNDKSTSISTQMDSLIPPSKISNLTQGIFVGAVADNFDERIEQKIFHCEIVVDNERVSAETKAYRKIPVITNFVDENGVDRMKEMIKENYDRIKAEAKQIVADELERIRNDENLRHLLPEEE; from the coding sequence ATGCAAAACGAAGATGATTTGAGAGGCTTCGCTAAAGTGATGGACTTTATGCGTGCACTCTCTATTTTATTTGTTATGATAAATATATATTGGTTCTGCTATGAGGCAATGCACGAGTGGGGAATCAATATCGGAGTGGTAGATAAAATCCTGATGAATTTTAACCGTACCGCCGGATTGTTTACCTCGATCCTGTGGACGAAAATCTTTGCCGTAGTGTTTCTTGCCTTATCCTGTCTGGGAACAAAGGGCGTGAAGGAGGAAAAGATTACATGGACGAAAATCTATGTATGCCTCGGTATCGGTTTCATCTTGTTCTTTTTGAATTGGTGGTTATTGGCTTTGCCGTTACCCAAAGTAGCCAATGCCGGATTTTATATCTTTACCATTTCGGTAGGCTACATATTGCTTTTGATGGCGGGTACATGGATAAGCCGCTTACTCAAAAACAATATGTTTGACGATGTTTTCAACACGGAAAACGAATCGTTTATGCAGGAGACAAAGCTGATGATAAATGATTATTCAGTAAACCTGCGTACGAAATTCTGGTATAAAAAGAAGCAGTGGAAAGGTTGGATTAACGTTGTAAATCCATTCCGTGCGGCTATCGTGTTGGGTACTCCTGGTTCGGGTAAATCATACGCCGTTGTAAACCAGTTTATCAAACAGCAGATAGAGAAGGGCTATACAGGTTATATCTATGATTTTAAATTCCCCGACCTCTCAACCATTGCTTATAACCACCTGTTAAACAATCGTGAAGGCTATAAGAAAGTACCGACTTTCTACGTGATAAACTTCGATGATCCGAGCCGGAGCCACCGTTGTAATCCGATTAATCCTTCTTTCATGGACGATATTTCGGATGCCTATGAATCGGCATATACGATAATGCTGAATTTGAACCGGACGTGGGTGCAAAAGCAAGGCGATTTCTTCGTGGAATCCCCGATTATCCTTTTCGCCGCTATTATATGGTACTTGCGGATTTACGAGGACGGAAAGTATTGTACGTTTCCCCATGCCATTGAGTTTTTGAATAAAAGCTATGAAGATATTTTCCCTATTCTAACCTCTTATCCTGACCTCGAAAACTACCTTTCTCCCTTTATGGATGCGTGGAAATCTGGCGCTGCGGATCAGTTGCAGGGGCAGATAGCAAGTGCTAAAATACCGCTTTCAAGAATGATAAGCCCACAATTATACTGGGTGATGTCGGGCGATGAATTTACGCTGGATATTAATAACCCAGACGACCCTAAAATGTTGGTGGTGGGTAATAATCCTGACCGCCAGAATATCTACGGAGCGGCATTGGGATTGTATAATTCCCGCATCGTGAAGCTGATTAATAAAAAGGGGCAACTCAAATCTTCGGTTATTATTGACGAGCTGCCGACAATCTATTTTAAGGGCTTGGATAACCTGATTGCCACCGCCCGGAGCAACAAGGTTGCCGTATTGTTGGGTTTTCAGGACTTTTCGCAGCTAAAGCGCGACTATGGAGATAAAGAAGCTGCTGTGGTGATGAACACGGTAGGAAACATTTTCAGCGGGCAAGTGGTTGGCGACACAGCGAAAACGCTGTCCGACCGTTTCGGTAAAGTGTTGCAAAAACGGCAGTCCATGACGATAAACCGCAACGATAAATCGACTTCCATTTCTACCCAAATGGATAGCCTGATACCGCCGTCCAAAATCTCCAATCTGACACAGGGTATCTTTGTAGGAGCGGTAGCGGATAATTTCGATGAACGGATAGAGCAGAAGATTTTTCACTGTGAAATCGTAGTCGATAACGAGCGTGTTTCCGCCGAAACGAAGGCGTACCGTAAAATCCCCGTTATCACCAACTTTGTAGATGAAAACGGCGTTGATCGTATGAAAGAAATGATTAAAGAGAATTACGACCGCATCAAAGCCGAAGCCAAACAGATTGTGGCTGATGAGTTGGAGCGGATTCGGAATGATGAGAATTTGCGGCATTTGTTGCCGGAAGAAGAGTAA
- a CDS encoding ATP-binding protein, with translation MKRKLTTNSRLVNELFANYISTFAAFCELINNSLQAKAKNIWIDIDYTKPSELHPLVIKKIVIKDDGHGVHIDELEQKILDIGTANKEGGKGIGRFAAFQIGKQIEIETIGYSNQDKTYSKAIIPLSFDSFGRNINVTDVNIETKEEILSKKQNTYYKVTVSNLYDTTVTENEPKKKIIEKFLKEHIEDAIFERYPLKIFNGDVNIYINNKQIFPSDFVIGEPIKKTLPYEDKKGKEHEIKFNFMQIKNIDKRKVFLTTLNAGIQTIATGFEYDAEWLSPKIGGWFVYISGDTLPSDMYRNIDLDGIDEEVKHYKAFIKNQLNEFFKEKNKEFDNFIDKLKDDEYYPYKETSSSKSKVMVFDKLAFLVEDKYNLLNEQNKLREIIYPLIDRTISNGEFDQILRSILKLNNKMASQFSCLLERTELDDIIEFSDKVSKKVEELEFLEKIVYSEISKNVKERKELHKFLEKMLWVFGEEYNDSTKLLSDKGLEGNLKQLRDDCLEYKASKKDNNTSDVDKPIKSITDLFMYSEKIIDLKHREVLIVELKAPKVKISPKELAQVMKYATEIEKSSQTPTNVRFKVLLVSSAINDDAAFQIKGEEDNPYFYFRSKNKNIEIWVMKWADIIENMKRKLKYMSAILEVKDVDVQEKASKDFEEIDFGRTSSTLKKVAI, from the coding sequence ATGAAAAGAAAACTCACAACGAACTCCAGATTAGTAAACGAATTGTTTGCAAATTATATCAGCACATTTGCAGCTTTTTGTGAGTTAATAAACAACTCATTACAGGCAAAAGCGAAAAATATTTGGATTGATATTGATTATACTAAACCAAGTGAGTTGCATCCATTAGTTATTAAGAAAATCGTCATAAAGGATGATGGCCATGGGGTCCATATTGATGAATTGGAGCAAAAAATCTTAGATATAGGTACAGCAAATAAAGAAGGTGGAAAAGGAATTGGTCGCTTTGCGGCATTTCAAATAGGAAAACAAATAGAAATCGAAACAATTGGTTATTCAAATCAGGACAAAACATATTCAAAAGCAATTATACCTTTGAGTTTTGATAGCTTTGGGAGAAATATCAATGTTACAGATGTTAATATAGAAACTAAAGAGGAAATTTTATCAAAAAAACAAAATACATACTATAAGGTTACCGTATCAAACTTATACGACACAACAGTCACAGAGAATGAGCCCAAGAAAAAAATCATTGAAAAATTTCTGAAAGAACATATTGAAGATGCCATTTTTGAAAGATATCCTCTAAAAATATTTAATGGCGATGTAAATATATATATCAACAATAAACAGATATTTCCTTCTGACTTTGTAATAGGAGAACCTATAAAAAAAACACTTCCTTATGAAGATAAAAAGGGGAAAGAACATGAAATAAAATTTAATTTCATGCAAATCAAGAATATTGATAAGAGAAAGGTGTTTTTGACTACGCTGAATGCAGGTATTCAAACAATTGCTACCGGGTTTGAATATGATGCAGAATGGTTAAGCCCTAAAATTGGTGGATGGTTTGTTTATATTTCCGGTGATACTTTACCATCAGATATGTACCGTAATATTGATTTGGACGGAATAGATGAAGAAGTTAAGCACTACAAAGCATTCATAAAAAATCAACTGAATGAATTTTTCAAGGAGAAGAATAAAGAGTTTGACAATTTCATTGATAAACTAAAGGACGATGAGTATTATCCCTACAAAGAAACATCAAGTTCAAAATCTAAAGTTATGGTTTTCGACAAGCTTGCTTTTCTTGTTGAGGATAAATATAATCTATTGAATGAACAGAATAAACTTAGAGAGATTATTTACCCTTTGATTGATAGAACAATATCAAACGGAGAGTTTGACCAAATTTTAAGAAGCATCCTAAAATTGAATAATAAAATGGCTTCCCAGTTTTCCTGTCTGTTGGAGAGAACGGAATTAGATGATATTATTGAATTTTCAGACAAAGTATCTAAAAAAGTTGAAGAACTGGAATTCCTTGAAAAAATAGTTTATTCTGAAATTTCAAAAAATGTAAAAGAGCGGAAAGAATTGCATAAATTTTTGGAAAAGATGCTCTGGGTATTCGGGGAAGAATACAATGATTCTACAAAATTACTTTCAGATAAAGGATTAGAAGGTAATCTTAAGCAACTTCGTGATGATTGTTTAGAATACAAAGCCTCTAAGAAAGACAATAATACTTCCGATGTGGACAAGCCAATTAAGTCAATCACAGACTTGTTCATGTATAGTGAAAAGATTATAGATCTCAAACATCGAGAAGTCCTCATTGTGGAACTTAAAGCTCCTAAAGTCAAAATAAGCCCAAAAGAATTAGCTCAAGTGATGAAGTATGCGACTGAGATTGAAAAGAGTTCACAAACGCCAACTAATGTTAGGTTTAAGGTTCTGCTTGTGAGTTCTGCCATTAACGACGATGCTGCCTTTCAAATAAAAGGAGAAGAAGATAATCCTTATTTTTACTTTAGGAGTAAGAATAAAAATATTGAAATATGGGTAATGAAATGGGCTGATATTATTGAAAACATGAAACGAAAACTAAAATATATGTCGGCTATTTTAGAGGTTAAAGATGTTGATGTCCAAGAGAAAGCAAGTAAAGATTTTGAAGAAATAGACTTTGGCAGAACTTCGTCAACATTAAAAAAAGTCGCTATATAA
- a CDS encoding IS66 family insertion sequence element accessory protein TnpB, with translation MRRMSKDDFLSILDRQQQSGLTIKDFCENECYSVSCFHYWKSKYGLNRPYGSGSPSSAAAFAPVSLRSSFSSLSKGLPEDSPLEGAISIEFPNGVKIHFRGTSESDTALQVITQLCHRHVLPE, from the coding sequence ATGAGACGAATGAGCAAAGACGATTTCCTGTCCATTCTTGACCGCCAGCAACAGAGTGGACTGACCATTAAAGACTTTTGTGAGAATGAATGCTACTCTGTATCCTGTTTCCATTATTGGAAATCCAAGTATGGTCTGAACCGTCCGTATGGTTCCGGTTCTCCTTCCTCTGCTGCAGCGTTTGCCCCTGTGAGTTTGCGTTCTTCATTCTCTTCTTTGTCCAAAGGATTACCAGAGGATAGTCCTCTCGAGGGAGCTATCAGCATTGAGTTCCCCAATGGCGTGAAGATACACTTCCGGGGTACCTCTGAATCAGATACAGCCTTACAAGTAATCACCCAACTCTGCCATCGCCATGTTCTGCCTGAATGA
- the tnpB gene encoding IS66 family insertion sequence element accessory protein TnpB (TnpB, as the term is used for proteins encoded by IS66 family insertion elements, is considered an accessory protein, since TnpC, encoded by a neighboring gene, is a DDE family transposase.) — MCPGKTDMRKGINSLCGVVHEKMGYDVRLGDVFIFVNRNRNTMKLLHAEDGGLVLYLKRLEEGTFRLPAYDAKSRSYPMEWRDLVMMVEGMQDKPNERLRRLKAVRKEYTG; from the coding sequence TTGTGCCCTGGCAAGACAGACATGCGCAAAGGCATTAACTCCTTATGCGGAGTGGTACATGAGAAGATGGGATACGATGTTCGCCTGGGAGATGTATTCATCTTCGTGAATCGAAACCGCAACACCATGAAACTTCTCCATGCCGAAGACGGTGGTCTGGTGTTGTATCTCAAACGCCTGGAAGAGGGAACCTTCCGTTTGCCCGCTTATGATGCAAAGAGCCGTTCCTATCCTATGGAATGGCGTGATCTGGTCATGATGGTCGAAGGTATGCAGGACAAACCCAATGAGCGGCTCAGACGACTGAAAGCTGTCCGGAAAGAGTACACCGGTTAG